One window of Lytechinus variegatus isolate NC3 chromosome 2, Lvar_3.0, whole genome shotgun sequence genomic DNA carries:
- the LOC121407025 gene encoding uncharacterized protein LOC121407025, whose protein sequence is MESYLEKNHYTGAALGVARGNLLVYAKGYGTTTKGESMDPTKLLPVSSISKTITAVAILRLVQDGKLSLEDRVFGGGGLLESLKPWKGSTDHRLDKITVEHLLHHTAGWSQQKPPLYDPLMNEVYLARGHNVLNISKEMKLFRELTQKDITQFMMGRKLDHAPGTTYEYSNLGYCILGQIVAEVSWMSYEDYVTKHVLEPLGMWQTRLMPFGESEPEENIYSIAFPDGEIPFMGYSNAKSPSYSLINSSLGWYSTVFDIMRFTTGLADGTLLTRRTYQYLLTPPSSPMFEHQETWPGMGVRVSNTGSWWQVADPHDNEIIIFNQATPLAQTKPKDMDVESMSWVLIMSSNNRKNLRLFNEIFSSINWPFRNMFLDDCGLSTLDTANDPQAVLLQARISENQFPIYLNALSRTSFYPTWINSYNFNGETFMGVVSTRQEIGDKTAVVSDLLITELKSKADEFSSQGLQMSFINSYSSSHHQGHIMQAAIFTSTTDRTLLSGFHKSYEHYLHSLDKHKEQGYLPVVQSVSSRHGTPLVSFIFEKRDSTNWNSYTNLTLHQLDGVVRSNALLDRTLHYLDSYHHEGTLFFSAIFLDEGLHTWHFQATLSEIEFQDTAKTYTSLGYHSAVITGYEHDDVLNYAVLWVKI, encoded by the coding sequence ATGGAAAGCTACCTTGAAAAGAATCACTACACAGGTGCAGCTCTGGGAGTGGCAAGGGGCAATCTGTTGGTGTATGCCAAAGGCTATGGGACAACCACCAAAGGTGAATCCATGGACCCAACAAAATTGCTTCCAGTATCAAGTATCTCAAAGACAATTACTGCAGTAGCCATCCTGAGGCTTGTACAGGATGGAAAACTAAGTCTTGAGGACAGAGTCTTTGGAGGTGGAGGTCTTCTAGAGTCCTTGAAGCCATGGAAGGGATCAACAGATCACAGGTTGGACAAGATCACTGTGGAACATCTCCTGCACCACACAGCAGGATGGAGTCAGCAGAAGCCTCCACTATATGACCCATTAATGAATGAGGTCTATCTGGCCAGGGGGCACAATGTCCTCAATATCAGCAAAGAGATGAAGCTGTTTAGAGAACTTACGCAGAAGGATATCACCCAGTTCATGATGGGAAGAAAACTTGACCATGCACCTGGTACAACCTATGAATACTCTAACCTAGGATACTGCATCTTGGGCCAGATTGTTGCAGAGGTCTCATGGATGAGTTATGAGGACTATGTAACAAAGCATGTCTTGGAACCTTTGGGAATGTGGCAGACAAGATTGATGCCTTTTGGCGAATCTGAACCTGAAGAAAATATCTACAGTATTGCATTTCCAGATGGAGAAATACCTTTCATGGGTTACTCCAATGCCAAAAGTCCTTCATACTCACTTATAAATTCTTCCTTGGGATGGTATTCTACTGTCTTTGACATCATGAGATTCACAACAGGTTTGGCAGATGGAACGTTGTTGACTAGACGTACTTATCAATATCTGCTGACTCCTCCATCATCTCCCATGTTTGAGCACCAGGAGACATGGCCAGGTATGGGAGTGAGGGTATCTAATACAGGGTCGTGGTGGCAGGTGGCAGATCCTCACGACAATGAGATCATTATCTTTAACCAGGCAACACCATTGGCTCAAACCAAACCGAAGGACATGGATGTAGAGTCAATGAGCTGGGTACTCATCATGTCCTCAAATAACAGGAAAAACCTGAGGCTGTTCAATGAAATATTCTCTTCCATCAACTGGCCATTCAGGAATATGTTCTTAGATGACTGTGGTCTATCCACATTGGACACGGCAAACGATCCTCAAGCAGTTCTGTTGCAGGCTAGAATATCAGAGAATCAGTTTCCAATATATCTCAATGCTTTATCAAGGACCAGCTTTTATCCGACATGGATCAATTCATACAATTTTAATGGTGAAACATTTATGGGTGTGGTGTCCACCCGTCAGGAAATCGGCGATAAAACTGCAGTTGTGTCCGATTTACTAATAACAGAATTAAAATCAAAGGCTGATGAATTTTCTTCTCAGGGATTGCAGATGTCATTCATCAACAGTTACAGCAGTAGTCACCATCAAGGACACATCATGCAAGCAGCTATTTTCACATCAACAACAGATAGGACATTACTTTCAGGTTTCCACAAATCCTACGAGCATTACTTACACAGTTTAGACAAGCACAAGGAACAAGGATACCTGCCCGTGGTGCAGAGTGTTTCCTCAAGACACGGGACACCACTGGTGAGTTTTATTTTTGAGAAGCGGGATAGTACCAACTGGAACTCATATACCAACCTCACCCTTCACCAACTAGATGGTGTGGTGAGGTCCAATGCTCTTCTAGATAGAACTTTACACTACTTAGACTCCTATCATCATGAAGGGACACTATTCTTTTCAGCCATATTTCTGGATGAAGGACTCCACACGTGGCACTTCCAGGCCACCTTGAGTGAGATAGAATTTCAAGATACTGCAAAAACTTACACAAGTCTAGGTTACCATTCTGCAGTCATCACAGGATATGAACACGATGATGTATTAAATTATGCTGTACTTTgggtaaaaatataa